The genome window TCTGGTGTCCCGGGGAAGCCAGGACAATGGTGACCActtgggcctcagttcctcagttCAGGGGCCCTGGGCTGAGGGTCTGGAAACATGGCAGCTCCCCCAGGGCTGAGGCTCCCATGACAGCCAGGCTCTCCCCAGGCCCTCTGGGCCCACTGGTGCCAGGATCCCATCCTTGGGTGGAGGACTGTGGCCTAGAGGCCGagtccccctcctctgcctccctcttggTCCAGGGTGAATAAGAGAGGATGGTGAATCCCCTCTTGAGCAGGGCTGAGTCCGCAGGGACCAGCTCTTCATTCTGCCCTGGAGGAGAGGATTCCAGAATGCTCAGCCTCCACCGGTGCAGGTCCTGCTTCTGGGGTGCATCTTGGAGTCTCACCACCCTCACCTCATCAGGCTCCAGCAGCAGTTTCCAACACTGGCCTGGGGTCCTCAGGGCCCATCCTGGCTTCATCTTCCGGAGGCAGATGGCATCATAGCAGCCCACCATAAAGATGACCTGCAGGTCCAGTAACGAGGCCTTGGCCTCAACAGGGTCCGTGGCCCGGGTGGTGCCCAGCTCCAATACCATGGGCTCCCGCCGGGGGCAGGTCCCCTTTGAAAAACTCCTGCCATGGAGGAGAGGGGCTTGGCCAGTGTGAGCAGGTAGGGAGTCCCCCAAATCTCCAGGGAAGGCTTTGGGTCCAGTCAGCATCCTCAGCACCCAGGCCGAGGGGTGTGGCGTCCTGAGGCTCCAGCTCGGTGGGCACAAAGTGATCATCCAGGCCCACCTCTTCTGACTCCACAGGGCCCGACGCCAGGGTGCCCGATCCCCAGTCCACAGACCCGCCCTGTGCAGGCTGCCCTTGGCCCTGCCCCCAGCTTGGTCCCATCCCCGGGGATGCCGCCTGCTCAGACCCTCCCTCAGTGTGGCCCATCAGCTCAGGGTCCCAGTCTTCATCTTCCCAGTCTTCCCACTCCAGCAACTGTCTGAGGTCCAGAAAGGCAGCCTTGAAGCAAGCAAAGCAGACCCTTAGCTGGCTGCCATGTTGAAGCTGGTACATCCAGGACGTGTGGAGGTAGGACATGCCCTCCGCCTCACACCGCATGCTGATTGGGGGGCACATGGCCACGCCGCCTACAGGACTTGCTGGGATCTTAGGGGGTCTGGCCCACAGGTGGGGGGCACAGTGAAGCgctgggggggcagggaggagggggcgtgAGAACGAGGAGGAGAACGGCGAGGATCAGGAGGAGGACAAAGGTGTT of Physeter macrocephalus isolate SW-GA unplaced genomic scaffold, ASM283717v5 random_12581, whole genome shotgun sequence contains these proteins:
- the LOC102991470 gene encoding testis-expressed protein 19-like, with translation MCPPISMRCEAEGMSYLHTSWMYQLQHGSQLRVCFACFKAAFLDLRQLLEWEDWEDEDWDPELMGHTEGGSEQAASPGMGPSWGQGQGQPAQGGSVDWGSGTLASGPVESEEVGLDDHFVPTELEPQDATPLGLGAEDADWTQSLPWRFGGLPTCSHWPSPSPPWQEFFKGDLPPVIFMVGCYDAICLRKMKPGWALRTPGQCWKLLLEPDEVRVVRLQDAPQKQDLHRWRLSILESSPPGQNEELVPADSALLKRGFTILSYSPWTKREAEEGDSASRPQSSTQGWDPGTSGPRGPGESLAVMGASALGELPCFQTLSPGPLN